A stretch of the Hydra vulgaris chromosome 09, alternate assembly HydraT2T_AEP genome encodes the following:
- the LOC136085515 gene encoding ATP-dependent DNA helicase pif1-like, with protein MGGPACSGKTFTYNYLVAETISRGFKSATAAWTGIAATLLTNGSTLHGLFKLPAPILDNSTCNVTPYSIHGYFLKQVSLFLLDETSMIPKHALNAIDRLLKDICNNDFPFGGKVILFGGDVRQILAVVKRGKPAEIVESVKEEGPFKGCIEIPYQCIIRENVSIVDKIFGGAEQNDYSKRVILTPTNVDSLSINEEVLECLPGEVKVYLSADQIETGDINERNNFSVEILNSLTPSGMPSHCLKLKIGCVIMLLRNLDLKAGFRNGTRMKVCALQNNYIDAEVLTGVSGGKRVFTPRIRLAPSDSNLPFVLKRCQFPVRLAYSMTINKSQGQTFDRKMQPVFVILPTVITAFK; from the exons atgggTGGACCAGCTTGTAGTGGAAAAACGTTTACGTATAATTATTTGGTTGCTGAAACCATAAGTAGGGGTTTTAAATCTGCTACAGCTGCATGGACTGGCATAGCAGCAACTCTTCTTACAAATGGATCTACATTGCATGGTTTATTCAAACTTCCTGCCCCAATATTGGATAACAGCACATGTAATGTAACCCCTTACTCTATACatggatattttttaaaacaagttagtTTGTTTTTACTTGATGAAACATCCATGATACCTAAACATGCCTTAAATGCAATTGATAGGTTGTTGAAAGATATTTGCAACAACGACTTTCCGTTTGGAGGAAAAGTCATTCTTTTTGGTGGTGACGTCAGGCAAATACTGGCTGTTGTGAAAAGAGGAAAACCAGCTGAAATTGTAGAATC AGTCAAAGAAGAGGGTCCTTTTAAAGGATGCATTGAAATACCTTATCAGTGCATTATTAGAGAAAATGTCTCTATTGTTGATAAGATTTTTGGAGGTGCTGAACAAAATGATTATTCTAAACGTGTCATTTTAACACCCACTAATGTGGATTCATTATCAATTAATGAAGAAGTGCTTGAATGTCTACCGGGTGAAGTCAAAGTTTATTTAAGTGCTGATCAAATTGAGACTGGTGAcattaatgaaagaaataacTTTTCTGTTGAGATTTTGAACAGCTTAACTCCTTCAGGTATGCCTtctcattgtttaaaattgaaaattggttGTGTAATTATGctacttagaaatttagatctCAAAGCTGGGTTTCGCAATGGCACTCGAATGAAAGTTTGTGctcttcaaaataattatattgatgCAGAAGTTTTGACAGGTGTTTCCGGTGGTAAACGGGTATTTACTCCTCGAATTCGGTTGGCTCCATCAGATTCTAATTTACCTTTTGTTCTGAAACGTTGTCAGTTTCCTGTCAGATTGGCATATTCAATGACAATtaataaaagtcaaggtcaaacattTGACAGA aaaatgcaaccagtttttgttattttgccTACTGTTATAACtgcttttaaatag